One window from the genome of Sphaerotilus microaerophilus encodes:
- a CDS encoding GGDEF domain-containing protein yields MHHLLDTIDFGLLVLDRDARIVMANRWVRERMRSVPEPVGRRLADVWGGSIDPRLLFAVRECLEFGHSLRLSHAFHPVPLPLFRPGDAGDERMRHAVDVIATLPPQGSPEGARQGNGALQCVLQIRDMSEIARRERLLKDQARQLRIELQRATEVQQELARQSLRFRELARQASVGLFETDAQGQLSYCNERCAQMLHVDALAQLGRHWLNMLPGDDVARLGPRWNAASSAQVRFADELCLGASGAETWLRIEAGPILDAHRLPAGFIGTVTDVTEFREHARRNEYRANHDALTGLVNRERFAERVHAAIAEAQRLGQRVAILFLDLNHFKQINDEHGHAVGDTALKAAAQRMRRCLRSDDMVARLGGDEFAALIPNAPEDASLERILGKLSKAIALPLNVGSCCLRIGCSVGMAIYPDHAADPASLLAHADEQMYQRKRQAHAAAAAGAAPRLRLVEEAPLR; encoded by the coding sequence ATGCATCACCTGCTCGACACCATCGACTTCGGCCTGCTGGTGCTCGACCGGGACGCCCGCATCGTCATGGCCAACCGCTGGGTGCGCGAGCGCATGCGCAGCGTGCCGGAGCCGGTCGGGCGCCGCCTGGCCGACGTCTGGGGCGGCAGCATCGACCCGCGCCTGCTGTTCGCGGTGCGCGAGTGCCTGGAGTTCGGCCACTCGCTGCGGCTGTCGCACGCCTTCCACCCGGTGCCGCTGCCGCTGTTCCGCCCGGGCGATGCCGGCGACGAGCGCATGCGCCACGCGGTGGACGTGATCGCGACGCTGCCGCCGCAGGGCTCGCCCGAGGGTGCCCGCCAGGGCAATGGCGCACTGCAGTGCGTGCTGCAGATCCGCGACATGAGCGAGATCGCCCGGCGCGAACGCCTCCTCAAGGACCAGGCCCGCCAGCTGCGCATCGAACTACAGCGCGCCACCGAGGTGCAGCAGGAGCTCGCCCGGCAATCGCTGCGCTTTCGCGAGCTGGCCCGCCAGGCGTCGGTGGGGCTGTTCGAGACCGACGCACAGGGCCAGCTCAGCTACTGCAACGAGCGCTGCGCGCAGATGCTCCACGTCGATGCGCTCGCCCAGCTGGGCCGCCACTGGCTGAACATGCTGCCGGGCGACGACGTCGCCCGCCTGGGCCCGCGCTGGAACGCGGCCAGCAGCGCCCAGGTGCGCTTTGCCGACGAGCTCTGCCTGGGCGCGAGCGGTGCCGAGACCTGGCTGCGCATCGAGGCCGGTCCGATCCTGGATGCGCACCGGCTGCCGGCGGGCTTCATCGGCACGGTGACCGATGTCACCGAGTTCCGCGAGCACGCCCGTCGCAACGAATACCGCGCCAACCACGACGCGCTGACCGGCCTGGTCAACCGCGAGCGCTTCGCCGAGCGGGTGCATGCGGCCATCGCCGAGGCGCAGCGGCTCGGGCAGCGCGTGGCCATCCTGTTCCTCGACCTGAACCACTTCAAGCAGATCAACGACGAGCACGGCCACGCGGTGGGCGACACCGCGCTGAAGGCGGCGGCCCAGCGCATGCGGCGCTGCCTTCGCAGCGACGACATGGTCGCCCGGCTCGGTGGCGACGAGTTCGCCGCGCTGATCCCCAACGCCCCGGAGGACGCCAGCCTGGAGCGCATCCTGGGCAAGCTCTCCAAGGCGATCGCGCTGCCACTCAACGTCGGCAGCTGCTGCCTGCGCATCGGCTGCTCGGTGGGCATGGCGATCTACCCGGACCACGCCGCCGACCCCGCCAGCCTGCTGGCCCACGCCGACGAGCAGATGTACCAGCGCAAGCGCCAGGCCCACGCGGCTGCGGCGGCCGGGGCAGCACCACGGCTGCGGCTGGTGGAGGAGGCACCGCTGCGCTGA
- a CDS encoding Lrp/AsnC family transcriptional regulator gives MDDDPAEAHGAALDRYDIAILGALQRDARLSNAELASRIGLSAAPTWRRVKWLEEQGYITGYRAEINRRKIGLGVLAFVRVDADRNNAEATQALEAAIRAMPEVVACHYISGAGTFELQVVATDLDAYSRWAMEVLFRLPNVKDVHTSFSLGEVKAGAAWPLSHVRGR, from the coding sequence ATGGATGACGACCCCGCCGAGGCCCATGGCGCCGCGCTGGATCGCTACGACATCGCCATCCTGGGCGCCCTGCAGCGTGATGCGCGGCTGTCCAATGCCGAGCTGGCGTCGCGCATCGGGCTGTCGGCGGCGCCCACCTGGCGGCGTGTCAAGTGGCTGGAGGAGCAGGGCTACATCACCGGCTACCGGGCCGAGATCAACCGTCGCAAGATCGGCCTGGGCGTGCTGGCCTTCGTGCGGGTGGATGCCGATCGCAACAACGCCGAGGCCACCCAGGCGCTGGAGGCGGCCATCCGCGCGATGCCCGAGGTGGTGGCCTGCCACTACATCAGCGGCGCAGGCACCTTCGAGCTGCAGGTGGTGGCCACCGACCTGGACGCCTACTCCCGCTGGGCGATGGAGGTGCTCTTCCGACTGCCCAACGTCAAGGACGTACACACCAGCTTCTCGCTGGGCGAGGTCAAGGCCGGTGCGGCCTGGCCGTTGAGCCACGTGCGCGGCCGGTAG
- the gshB gene encoding glutathione synthase produces the protein MDLLFVADPIETFKTYKDSTFAMMREAARRGHRLHVCEPTDLVWVRGSRVVARNARTLILTGREQADWYEVVATQELALADVDAVLMRKDPPFDSEYVYATHLLQQAEREGARVFNRPQALRDHPEKLAILEFPQFIAPTLVAREAAAIRAFHAEQGDIILKPLDGMGGMGIFRVGPDGLNLGSIIETLNQGGATTVMVQRYLGEIVQGDKRILLIGGVPVPYCLARIPQGSEIRGNLAAGGKGVAQPLSDSDRAIAEALGPILAARGLLLVGLDVIGNCLTEINVTSPTCFQEITDQTGCDVAALFIDALEAALA, from the coding sequence ATGGACCTGCTCTTCGTTGCCGACCCGATCGAGACCTTCAAGACCTACAAGGACAGCACCTTCGCGATGATGCGTGAGGCCGCGCGGCGCGGTCATCGCCTGCACGTGTGCGAGCCGACCGACCTGGTCTGGGTGCGCGGCAGCCGGGTGGTGGCTCGCAACGCGCGCACGCTGATCCTGACTGGCAGAGAGCAGGCCGACTGGTACGAGGTGGTCGCCACGCAGGAGCTGGCGCTGGCCGATGTCGACGCGGTGCTGATGCGCAAGGACCCTCCCTTCGACAGCGAGTACGTCTACGCCACCCACCTGCTGCAGCAGGCCGAGCGCGAGGGTGCGCGGGTCTTCAACCGCCCGCAGGCGCTGCGTGACCACCCGGAGAAGCTGGCGATCCTGGAGTTTCCGCAGTTCATCGCCCCGACCCTGGTCGCGCGCGAGGCGGCAGCGATCCGCGCCTTCCATGCCGAGCAGGGCGACATCATCCTCAAGCCGCTGGACGGCATGGGTGGCATGGGCATCTTCCGCGTCGGGCCGGACGGGCTGAACCTCGGTTCGATCATCGAGACGCTCAACCAGGGCGGCGCCACCACGGTGATGGTGCAGCGCTACCTGGGCGAGATCGTCCAGGGCGACAAGCGCATCCTGCTGATCGGCGGCGTGCCGGTGCCCTACTGCCTGGCGCGCATCCCGCAGGGTAGCGAGATCCGCGGCAACCTGGCCGCCGGTGGCAAGGGTGTGGCGCAACCGCTGTCGGACAGCGACCGGGCGATTGCCGAGGCGCTCGGCCCGATCCTGGCCGCGCGTGGGCTTCTGCTGGTGGGGCTGGATGTGATCGGCAACTGCCTGACCGAGATCAACGTCACCAGTCCGACCTGCTTCCAGGAAATCACCGACCAGACGGGTTGCGACGTGGCGGCGCTGTTCATCGATGCCCTCGAAGCCGCCCTGGCCTGA
- a CDS encoding CAP domain-containing protein produces MRSGWGRWSRVAGRWTRRRGVYRPMQRVAVPVVILATGLLLGVEASAARGGWEPMPLPPTSTPAPLTERGDAASPWAGVYAVAPDLASCRPGRLAPTEQARALALLNDIRRLHGLGPVDWDATQEEPVMRAALLFAANGQLSHTPSAHWRCLSAAGAQGAASSNIHLWVGSAGSLPRRSEDVVIGFLTDIGNRVSGNIGHRRWMLDPFLKRVAFGRVGARAGAMLHDGAALSVVDVAGGLNDAGGLGGSARADHWAWPQGVYPARYFHPEAFLSFSAIVDLTERAANAAVDYRGASVSVRRADGRPLVVSQLSFDHHGYGLPNSLQFKAAGIEPDIEHEVLIQGVRAAGVPRDYRYRFRIVP; encoded by the coding sequence ATGCGCAGCGGGTGGGGGCGATGGTCGCGGGTGGCGGGGCGCTGGACGCGCCGCCGGGGCGTGTACCGGCCGATGCAACGGGTGGCGGTGCCGGTGGTCATCCTGGCGACGGGCCTGCTGCTCGGTGTCGAGGCGAGCGCAGCCCGCGGTGGGTGGGAGCCGATGCCGTTGCCGCCGACCTCAACCCCTGCACCGCTGACGGAGCGCGGCGATGCGGCCAGCCCCTGGGCGGGTGTCTACGCGGTGGCACCCGATCTGGCGAGTTGCCGCCCCGGCCGTCTGGCGCCGACCGAGCAGGCCCGCGCGCTGGCGCTGCTGAACGACATCCGCCGCCTGCACGGCTTGGGCCCGGTGGACTGGGATGCCACGCAGGAGGAGCCCGTGATGCGCGCCGCGCTGCTGTTCGCGGCCAACGGCCAGCTCTCGCACACGCCGTCGGCGCACTGGCGCTGCCTCTCGGCGGCCGGGGCGCAGGGTGCGGCCAGCAGCAACATCCACCTCTGGGTGGGCAGCGCGGGCAGCCTGCCGCGCAGGAGCGAAGACGTGGTGATCGGCTTCCTCACCGACATCGGCAATCGCGTGAGCGGCAACATCGGCCACCGGCGCTGGATGCTCGACCCCTTCCTGAAGCGCGTGGCCTTCGGCCGGGTGGGAGCCCGAGCCGGGGCGATGCTGCACGACGGTGCGGCGTTGAGCGTGGTGGACGTGGCCGGCGGCTTGAACGATGCGGGTGGCCTGGGCGGCTCGGCCCGGGCGGACCACTGGGCCTGGCCGCAGGGGGTGTATCCGGCCAGGTACTTCCACCCGGAGGCCTTCCTGTCCTTTTCCGCCATCGTCGACCTGACCGAGCGGGCGGCGAATGCCGCGGTGGACTACCGCGGCGCCAGCGTCAGCGTGCGCCGGGCCGACGGCCGCCCGCTGGTGGTGAGCCAGCTGAGCTTCGACCACCACGGCTACGGGCTGCCCAACAGCCTGCAGTTCAAGGCCGCCGGCATCGAGCCCGACATCGAGCACGAGGTGCTGATCCAGGGCGTGCGCGCGGCCGGGGTGCCGCGCGACTACCGCTACCGGTTCCGCATCGTGCCGTGA
- a CDS encoding acyltransferase family protein, with protein MPLSLSLYLDLVRFIAAAAVFLDHLSSSPFTHDRRWYGANAFGDAAVTIFFVLSGYVIAYVSCEREKLPRQYISARVSRLYSVVAVALPLTWMLDAWGASINAPFYAIKTVLWKPPSVEAYLASVFFVNEFQVFQFGGIAPGSNGPYWSLSFEAVYYAVAGLVLFLRPAIGLPLAAALLLLGGRTIVALFPVWLLGFAVYRMRPRFKIPVPLSALLFLLTAVVLVLSPKIVDAFPEDNFGFRFPWGRGPFNRNLLADYFVGIFFSLHLFLAQALFSRKKTSIPFAGVIRWVGSLTFPLYLIHYPVLCFVCAVSPWHPGSARHAAVAAMSVLAAVVLLTPLCNRLRDAIRLRLGTSIRSSAWSG; from the coding sequence ATGCCCCTCAGCCTGTCGCTCTATCTGGACCTGGTGCGGTTCATTGCCGCGGCTGCGGTATTTCTGGATCATCTGTCGAGCAGTCCATTCACCCACGACCGCCGTTGGTACGGCGCCAACGCCTTTGGTGATGCGGCGGTCACGATCTTCTTCGTGCTGTCTGGATACGTGATCGCGTATGTCAGCTGCGAGCGAGAGAAACTGCCCCGCCAATACATCTCGGCCCGGGTCAGCCGGCTGTACTCCGTGGTGGCCGTGGCGCTGCCGCTGACATGGATGCTGGACGCCTGGGGTGCGAGCATCAATGCACCCTTCTATGCGATCAAGACCGTGTTGTGGAAGCCGCCCAGCGTCGAAGCGTATCTCGCATCGGTTTTCTTCGTCAACGAATTCCAGGTTTTCCAGTTCGGCGGCATTGCCCCGGGTTCAAACGGTCCCTATTGGTCGCTGAGTTTCGAGGCGGTCTACTACGCGGTCGCGGGCCTGGTGCTCTTCCTGCGGCCTGCCATCGGATTGCCGCTGGCTGCGGCGCTGCTGTTGCTCGGCGGTCGCACGATCGTTGCGTTGTTCCCCGTCTGGCTCCTGGGTTTTGCCGTCTACAGGATGCGCCCGCGGTTCAAGATCCCTGTCCCGCTGTCGGCGCTGTTGTTTCTCCTGACCGCAGTGGTTCTCGTGCTCAGCCCCAAGATCGTCGACGCCTTTCCCGAGGATAATTTCGGCTTCCGGTTCCCCTGGGGGCGGGGACCCTTCAACAGGAATCTGCTGGCCGACTATTTCGTCGGGATCTTCTTTTCGCTGCACCTGTTCCTTGCCCAGGCGCTGTTCTCACGAAAGAAGACTTCCATCCCCTTTGCTGGGGTGATTCGCTGGGTCGGATCGCTCACATTCCCCCTGTATCTCATCCACTATCCCGTGCTGTGCTTTGTTTGCGCAGTCAGTCCGTGGCACCCAGGCAGCGCACGTCACGCGGCGGTTGCTGCGATGTCGGTCCTTGCGGCGGTGGTCCTGCTGACACCGTTGTGCAACCGGTTGCGTGACGCCATTCGTTTGCGCTTGGGCACTTCCATTCGATCCAGCGCCTGGAGCGGATGA
- a CDS encoding indolepyruvate ferredoxin oxidoreductase family protein, with protein sequence MNAPLPEAVRRALEAVTLDDKYALGQGRAFMSGVQALVRLPMLQRQRDAQVGLNTAGFVSGYRGSPLGGYDQALWAAKKHLAANHVVFQPGVNEELAATAVWGTQQIEFDPANKKYDGVFGIWYGKGPGVDRCSDVFKHANMAGTAPHGGVIAVAGDDHVAKSSTAAHQSDHIFKACGLPVFFPSSVQEILDLGLHAFAMSRFAGVWTGMKTIQEVVESAASVEVDPDRVKILLPEDFEMPPGGVHIRWPDAALPQEARLMDFKWYAALAYVRANRLNRNVISGPNDRFGIIASGKAYNDTRQALVDLGLDDDTCRALGIRVHKVGVVWPLEAATTREFAEGLSEILVVEEKRQVIEYQLKEELYNWRPDVRPNVLGKFDEPDGDFTGGEWSQPNPSANTLLRATADLTPALIAQALAKRLKKLGVPPDVAARMDQGLAVLAGRDLKGGGSWSTTSGELERKPWFCSGCPHNTSTRVPEGSLAMAGIGCHFMSVWMGRSTVGFTQMGGEGVPWVGQAPFTKRPHMFANLGDGTYYHSGALAVRQSIASGVNITYKILYNDAVAMTGGQPVDGILTVPQMTRELEAEGARKIVVVTDEPAKYDGAVGLAPGVTVRHRDELDTVQRELREQPGCTILIYDQTCATEKRRRRKRGKMVDPAVRTVINEAVCEGCGDCSVQSNCLSVEPVETEFGRKRRINQSSCNKDFSCVKGFCPSFITVEGGQLRKPKKEQKADPSALPALPEPVLPVAEQPWGIVVAGVGGTGVITIGQLLGMAAHLEGKGVVTQDSAGLAQKGGATWSHVQIANRPDAIHSTKVDTAKADLVIACDAIVAAGASTLQVTHLGRTFVAMNSHRTPTAAFVGNPDWQFPGERCEAALLQAVGADKLGSFDAEQVALQLLGDAIFTNPLMLGYAWQRGQVPLSRAALLRAMELNGVQVDGNRTAFEWGRRCAHDLAGVQSLFSAQQVIQIVRRPSLDELLRRRVEFLTGYQNAAYAAEYAAFVQKVREAEQRVLAAGSGAAPAQLRLSEAVARYLFKLMAYKDEYEVARLHSDPAFLQRIAEMFEGEFKIVHHLAPPKFAARDGDGHLVKRRWGPWLNRALPWLAKLKGLRGSAFDPFGGTTERRTERALIAEYRATIEELLTGLSAERLAQAAEIARLPEEIRGYGHVKERHLAAVRPRWDSLMAAWRGTAASRRPART encoded by the coding sequence ATGAACGCCCCCCTCCCCGAAGCCGTGCGCCGCGCGCTCGAAGCCGTCACGCTGGACGACAAGTACGCCCTCGGCCAGGGCCGCGCCTTCATGAGCGGCGTGCAGGCCCTCGTGCGCCTGCCAATGCTTCAGCGCCAGCGCGATGCGCAGGTCGGGCTGAACACCGCCGGCTTCGTCAGCGGGTACCGCGGCAGCCCGCTGGGCGGCTACGACCAGGCGCTATGGGCGGCCAAGAAGCATCTGGCAGCCAACCACGTCGTCTTCCAGCCGGGCGTCAACGAGGAGCTGGCGGCCACCGCGGTCTGGGGCACGCAGCAGATCGAGTTCGACCCCGCGAACAAGAAGTACGACGGCGTCTTCGGCATCTGGTACGGCAAGGGCCCGGGGGTGGACCGCTGCTCGGACGTGTTCAAGCACGCCAACATGGCCGGCACCGCGCCGCACGGCGGGGTGATCGCGGTGGCCGGCGACGACCACGTGGCCAAGAGCAGCACCGCGGCGCACCAGAGCGACCACATCTTCAAGGCCTGCGGACTGCCGGTGTTCTTCCCCAGCAGCGTGCAGGAGATCCTCGACCTGGGCCTGCACGCCTTCGCGATGAGCCGCTTCGCCGGCGTGTGGACCGGCATGAAGACCATCCAGGAGGTGGTCGAGTCGGCCGCCAGCGTGGAGGTGGACCCGGACCGGGTCAAGATCCTGCTGCCCGAGGACTTCGAGATGCCACCGGGCGGCGTGCACATCCGCTGGCCAGACGCGGCGCTGCCGCAGGAGGCCCGGCTGATGGACTTCAAGTGGTACGCCGCGCTGGCCTATGTGCGCGCCAACCGGCTCAACCGCAATGTCATCAGCGGACCGAACGACCGCTTCGGCATCATCGCCAGCGGCAAGGCCTACAACGACACCCGCCAGGCGCTGGTCGACCTGGGGCTGGACGACGACACCTGCCGGGCGCTCGGCATCCGCGTGCACAAGGTCGGCGTGGTCTGGCCGCTGGAGGCCGCCACCACGCGCGAGTTTGCCGAGGGGCTCAGCGAGATCCTGGTGGTGGAGGAGAAGCGCCAGGTCATCGAGTACCAGCTCAAGGAGGAGCTGTACAACTGGCGCCCGGATGTGCGGCCCAACGTGCTGGGCAAGTTCGACGAGCCGGACGGCGATTTCACCGGCGGCGAGTGGAGCCAGCCCAACCCCAGCGCCAACACCCTGCTGCGCGCCACCGCCGACCTGACGCCCGCGCTGATCGCCCAGGCGCTGGCCAAGCGGCTGAAGAAGCTGGGCGTGCCGCCCGACGTGGCCGCGCGCATGGACCAGGGCCTGGCGGTGCTGGCCGGGCGCGACCTGAAGGGCGGCGGCAGCTGGAGTACCACCAGCGGCGAACTGGAGCGCAAGCCATGGTTCTGCAGCGGCTGCCCGCACAACACCAGCACCCGGGTGCCGGAGGGGTCGCTGGCGATGGCCGGCATCGGCTGCCACTTCATGAGCGTGTGGATGGGCCGCAGCACGGTGGGCTTCACCCAGATGGGCGGCGAGGGCGTGCCCTGGGTCGGCCAGGCCCCGTTCACGAAGCGCCCACACATGTTCGCCAACCTGGGCGACGGCACCTACTACCACTCCGGCGCGCTGGCGGTGCGCCAGAGCATCGCCTCCGGGGTGAACATCACCTACAAGATCCTCTACAACGACGCGGTGGCAATGACCGGCGGCCAGCCGGTGGACGGCATCCTCACCGTGCCGCAGATGACCCGCGAGCTGGAGGCCGAGGGCGCCAGGAAGATCGTCGTCGTCACCGACGAGCCGGCCAAGTACGACGGCGCCGTCGGGCTGGCCCCGGGTGTCACGGTGCGCCACCGCGATGAGCTGGACACGGTGCAGCGCGAGCTGCGCGAGCAGCCCGGCTGCACCATCCTGATCTACGACCAGACCTGCGCCACCGAGAAGCGCCGCCGCCGCAAGCGCGGCAAGATGGTCGACCCAGCCGTGCGCACCGTCATCAACGAGGCGGTCTGCGAGGGCTGCGGCGACTGCAGTGTGCAGAGCAACTGCCTGAGCGTCGAGCCGGTGGAAACCGAGTTCGGCCGCAAGCGCCGCATCAACCAGAGCAGCTGCAACAAGGACTTCTCCTGCGTGAAGGGCTTCTGCCCGAGCTTTATCACCGTCGAGGGCGGGCAGCTCAGGAAGCCGAAGAAGGAGCAGAAGGCCGACCCCTCTGCGCTGCCCGCGCTGCCGGAACCGGTGCTGCCGGTGGCCGAGCAGCCCTGGGGCATCGTGGTGGCCGGCGTCGGCGGCACCGGCGTGATCACCATCGGCCAGCTGCTGGGCATGGCCGCGCACCTGGAGGGCAAGGGCGTGGTCACGCAGGACAGCGCCGGCCTGGCCCAGAAGGGCGGCGCCACCTGGAGCCATGTGCAGATCGCCAACCGGCCCGACGCCATCCACAGCACCAAGGTGGACACCGCCAAGGCCGACCTGGTGATCGCCTGCGACGCCATCGTCGCCGCCGGCGCCAGCACGCTGCAGGTCACCCACCTCGGCCGCACCTTCGTGGCGATGAACTCGCACCGCACCCCCACCGCGGCCTTCGTCGGCAACCCGGACTGGCAGTTCCCCGGCGAGCGCTGCGAGGCCGCGCTGCTCCAGGCGGTGGGGGCCGACAAGCTCGGCAGCTTCGACGCCGAGCAGGTAGCGCTGCAGCTGCTGGGCGACGCCATCTTCACCAACCCGCTGATGTTGGGCTACGCCTGGCAGCGCGGCCAGGTCCCGCTGAGCCGGGCCGCGCTGCTGCGCGCCATGGAGCTCAACGGCGTACAGGTCGATGGCAACCGCACCGCCTTCGAATGGGGCCGCCGCTGCGCCCATGACCTGGCGGGCGTGCAGTCGCTGTTCAGCGCGCAGCAGGTGATCCAGATCGTCAGGCGCCCCTCGCTGGACGAGTTGCTGCGCCGCCGCGTCGAATTCCTGACCGGCTACCAGAACGCCGCCTACGCCGCCGAGTACGCCGCCTTCGTCCAGAAGGTGCGCGAGGCCGAGCAGCGCGTGCTGGCAGCGGGCTCAGGTGCGGCGCCCGCGCAGCTCAGGCTCAGCGAGGCAGTGGCGCGCTACCTCTTCAAGCTGATGGCCTACAAGGACGAGTACGAGGTGGCCCGGCTGCACAGCGACCCGGCCTTCCTGCAGCGCATCGCCGAGATGTTCGAGGGCGAGTTCAAGATCGTGCACCACCTCGCACCGCCGAAGTTCGCCGCCCGGGACGGCGACGGCCACCTCGTCAAGCGCCGCTGGGGCCCCTGGCTGAACCGCGCCCTGCCCTGGCTGGCAAAGCTGAAGGGGCTGCGCGGCAGCGCCTTCGACCCCTTCGGCGGCACCACGGAGCGCCGCACCGAGCGGGCGCTGATCGCCGAGTACCGCGCCACGATCGAGGAACTGCTCACCGGCCTGAGCGCCGAGCGCCTGGCCCAGGCGGCGGAAATCGCCCGCCTGCCGGAGGAGATCCGCGGATACGGGCACGTCAAGGAACGCCACCTCGCCGCGGTGCGGCCGCGCTGGGACAGCCTGATGGCGGCCTGGCGAGGCACTGCGGCCAGCCGCCGGCCGGCACGCACCTGA
- a CDS encoding chemotaxis protein CheC, with protein MIELDDDSRDALAEAFNLALGEAAASFADIVHEEIQMTVPVVELLPRAELVRQLQGLPRQGATTKLCSIAQRFDRQQGGLSTEAVLLFPEHGSLEIVRRMLGDCSPAAEQISELEQDALAEVGNIIINSCMNSLAHIFDAEMIGTLPGVRSAEPQELFASHPGNEMVLMARIGMNMLAQQISGYVLFLMELSALETGIERIRHFFELDPTPA; from the coding sequence GTGATCGAGCTCGACGACGACAGCCGCGATGCCCTGGCCGAGGCGTTCAACCTCGCGCTGGGCGAGGCAGCGGCCTCCTTTGCCGACATCGTGCACGAGGAGATCCAGATGACGGTACCGGTGGTCGAGCTGCTGCCGCGTGCCGAGCTGGTGCGCCAACTGCAGGGCCTGCCGCGCCAGGGCGCCACGACCAAGCTGTGCAGCATCGCGCAGCGCTTCGACCGCCAGCAGGGCGGCCTGTCCACCGAAGCCGTGCTGCTGTTTCCCGAGCACGGCAGCCTGGAGATCGTGCGCCGCATGCTGGGCGACTGCTCGCCCGCGGCCGAGCAGATCAGCGAGCTGGAGCAGGACGCCCTGGCCGAGGTGGGCAACATCATCATCAACAGCTGCATGAACAGCCTGGCGCACATCTTCGACGCGGAGATGATCGGCACCCTGCCGGGCGTACGCTCGGCCGAGCCGCAGGAGCTGTTCGCCAGCCACCCCGGCAACGAGATGGTGCTGATGGCGCGCATCGGCATGAACATGCTGGCCCAGCAGATCAGCGGCTACGTGCTGTTCCTGATGGAGCTGTCGGCGCTGGAAACCGGCATCGAACGCATCCGGCACTTCTTCGAACTCGACCCCACACCGGCATGA
- a CDS encoding response regulator yields the protein MSDPHATILVVDDSKISRNIACGLIRNRCPAARLVEAGDGPEAIAQARVHAPTLVIMDVNMPGISGIEAAASILSEQPDTRIVLLTANVQAATLARAEALGVALFRKPIKGEVIDAILALLDAPRTAVEVCP from the coding sequence ATGAGTGACCCGCACGCCACCATCCTGGTGGTCGATGACAGCAAGATCTCACGCAACATCGCCTGCGGCCTGATCCGCAACCGTTGCCCCGCCGCCCGGCTGGTCGAGGCGGGCGACGGCCCCGAGGCCATCGCCCAGGCGCGCGTGCATGCGCCGACGCTGGTCATCATGGACGTCAACATGCCCGGCATCAGCGGCATCGAGGCCGCGGCGTCCATCCTCTCCGAGCAGCCCGACACCCGCATCGTCCTGCTCACCGCCAACGTGCAGGCAGCCACCCTGGCCAGGGCCGAGGCCCTCGGCGTGGCGCTGTTTCGCAAGCCGATCAAGGGCGAGGTGATCGACGCCATCCTGGCCCTGCTCGATGCGCCCCGCACGGCGGTCGAGGTGTGCCCGTGA
- a CDS encoding sulfite exporter TauE/SafE family protein, whose translation MLIDPSAWPLLLAAAFGAGVLNAIAGGGSFLTFPALVFTGVPPIAANATSAVAVSPGYLGSTLGFRAELAALPRRLLVVEGLICAVGGVAGALLLLVTPAKVFSAIVPWLLLFATAVFALGPRLLAVLRLRAGRATGAGDAASGGAHPLLRNGGLLLVAVYGGYFNGGLGILLMALYALAGEAHIHTANALKNLNSLVLSLLSVAAFAWAGAVHWPQALVMAAAATGGGFVGARIARRLPAAAVRAIVIGTGLVMAAVFFSR comes from the coding sequence ATGCTCATCGACCCTTCCGCCTGGCCTCTCCTCCTTGCTGCCGCCTTCGGCGCCGGCGTGCTCAATGCCATCGCGGGAGGAGGCAGCTTTCTGACCTTCCCGGCGCTGGTGTTCACCGGCGTGCCGCCGATTGCCGCCAACGCCACCAGCGCGGTGGCGGTCAGCCCGGGCTACCTGGGCAGCACGCTGGGCTTTCGGGCGGAACTGGCGGCGCTGCCGCGCCGACTGCTGGTGGTCGAGGGGCTGATCTGCGCGGTGGGTGGGGTGGCCGGTGCGCTGCTGCTGCTGGTCACGCCGGCCAAGGTTTTCTCGGCCATCGTCCCGTGGCTGCTGCTGTTCGCCACCGCGGTGTTCGCGCTCGGGCCGCGGCTGCTGGCCGTGCTGCGCCTGCGTGCCGGCCGCGCGACCGGCGCCGGTGATGCTGCCAGTGGCGGCGCGCACCCGTTGCTGCGCAACGGCGGGCTCCTCCTGGTGGCGGTCTATGGCGGCTACTTCAACGGCGGGCTCGGCATTCTGCTGATGGCGCTGTACGCGCTGGCTGGCGAGGCGCACATCCACACGGCCAACGCGCTGAAGAACCTCAACTCGCTGGTGTTGTCGCTGCTGAGCGTCGCGGCCTTCGCCTGGGCGGGGGCGGTGCACTGGCCGCAGGCGCTGGTGATGGCCGCCGCAGCCACCGGCGGCGGCTTTGTCGGCGCACGCATTGCCCGGCGCCTGCCCGCAGCGGCGGTGCGGGCCATTGTGATCGGCACCGGCCTGGTGATGGCTGCGGTGTTCTTCAGCCGCTGA